One window of Chryseobacterium indologenes genomic DNA carries:
- a CDS encoding RHS repeat-associated core domain-containing protein has product MADLNKKTVKPIKVAKPDMNPNRSLKVNADVTSVSWDKTKQGWKNGMKNNIDSLNPVSMAKSLAGGDSAQSGKSSSGGGGGGGSSAVTAEKAAPESKVKLIKVNTPAMPSTAIQHTSKHFDIVLAIDIHWTLIPPPPSFMLIPLPLPHPFIGIVFDIMDYITITIPIPQFARNLMPSLPESIPMGGSIYVHGRHKATTTTSVMGVVIPFRHITSLIPVYIIPFPQEAPHEGEVYYGSQTVLAQGSKMSGNQPQQVLTCMGFPFGMTMLPAMPDKPKKNPLAYFAFYNNFSSMYIQINTGGPVLVGGAFVPHVYTPGEMLMRLAGMFLMRSLTKKIGKLGANGLKKFNNSVLKKAPFSKFKFANALSKKLCKWGFEPVNLVTGAMVFEWDDFEIQGSTPLKWKNVWHSDRPYDFGPLGNGVFSNHDLFILTEKGNKFAGWMHPDENIAMLIPAPEIGEEMTYFRDQKIWQYRPSSSIWVIRKGTDIYTYKRFYHVTEGTIYKVIHIEYGDGTIREYEYEDRNIVLKTIKDVKSGFSIETVIHPEYKKITEVYYCYKKQRDLQVRYDYDERGNLTHVWDIHKKAIVFEYDGRNQVVKRTNRNGMSYQWEYDAEGRVTHTKGVDGYMEGKLQYHDEEGFTEVIYPKQNNKTEEYHYDENFLVYKMVDGEGGETWYDYTAHSELKMVGSPEGRVEGYTYDEMGNIKIFHSPDGEEYHYQYNEFGQVIARLSPSGTSETWSYDEDGKLLSYTDPTEESVYYEYADGERLPETSRRADIITHYEYNSRGQVIHLTNSAGAEQYLKYDEYGRMLVFSPKPLNRTLLNRDRMGRVVEVNEEGQLPLKLRYDAYDLPIYATDGRAEWLLSYTPLGSLKRKVRRNAITNKKEETLIFGYDAYENLVSITNEKGEIYSFERNNNNEIIGETGFDGQKKFFIRDKDGLITQKRTPQGSNTFYEYDLGRRITQTHYPDGTWEAYQYDTSGLLVKADNEDSSISFQRNKLGQIITEKQGEHSIQYEYDDQGNLIGLQSSLGAEIEYSYNDLRHLKTVRAVTPDLQLPWQMNLNISQNEQLLSREMTGGIDSTFEFDHIGMPVSQKVTVNKTETAFHKDYDWAAGSRLLHVLDRVTGGRTRFDYDAFGSLVAAENSSGEVQYKNPDETGCLYESARRTDRVYDKGGKLMRDKNWFYHYDDEGNLLLKSKRPVNNVLPEHREEENNVHPYYKTIASDWLNTPKLPNGIDLPDVNPVSSEEVQSPEWNPGDWAYFWHANGMLTKVKRPDGKEVSFGYDALGRRISKIGAKKITRYIWDGNVLLHEWSYDIDEEPVTTVDDDGNVIVGKEPVENVVTWVYERNSYVPCAKIINGESYSIVSDYLGRPVQAFDKEGKVIWSTEYDIYGNLKNVKGDRYFIPFRQLGQYEDIETDGLYYNRYRYYDSSSGVYLSKDPIGLFGNNPNPYAYVFDSNNWVDIFGLDPLGTTGYAVYALYENGSSTPYYVGITKQNVGDRMSQHMDTGRYGETTTHRVLQENITIEQARGYEQFYIEQYETKTGIIGEEISSTNRGNKINSFEKTRTDPRGVAFKAEYDKIKKEAELAGTRIKCK; this is encoded by the coding sequence ATGGCAGATCTGAATAAAAAGACAGTAAAACCCATAAAGGTTGCAAAACCGGATATGAACCCCAACCGTTCTTTGAAGGTGAACGCAGACGTTACTTCAGTGAGCTGGGACAAAACCAAACAGGGTTGGAAGAACGGTATGAAAAATAACATTGACTCCCTGAATCCTGTATCTATGGCTAAATCCTTAGCTGGCGGAGATAGCGCTCAATCTGGGAAAAGTAGTAGTGGAGGTGGCGGTGGCGGTGGAAGCAGTGCTGTGACTGCCGAAAAAGCAGCTCCGGAAAGTAAGGTAAAACTGATCAAGGTGAATACTCCAGCAATGCCTTCCACTGCCATTCAGCATACGAGTAAGCATTTTGATATTGTGCTGGCCATTGATATCCACTGGACACTGATCCCGCCGCCGCCATCATTTATGCTGATTCCACTGCCATTGCCACATCCTTTTATCGGAATTGTTTTTGACATCATGGATTACATTACCATCACCATTCCGATTCCGCAGTTTGCAAGAAATCTGATGCCATCACTGCCGGAAAGTATTCCAATGGGAGGCTCCATATACGTTCACGGAAGACACAAAGCTACCACCACTACCAGTGTAATGGGAGTGGTGATTCCGTTCAGACACATTACATCACTCATTCCTGTATATATCATTCCTTTTCCTCAGGAAGCTCCGCACGAAGGAGAAGTGTATTATGGTTCACAGACCGTTTTGGCACAGGGAAGTAAAATGAGCGGAAACCAGCCGCAGCAGGTCCTTACCTGTATGGGATTCCCTTTCGGGATGACTATGCTTCCTGCGATGCCGGATAAACCGAAGAAAAATCCACTGGCCTATTTCGCATTCTATAATAACTTTTCAAGCATGTATATCCAGATCAATACGGGCGGGCCTGTATTGGTGGGAGGAGCTTTCGTCCCGCATGTCTATACGCCCGGAGAAATGCTGATGCGTCTTGCGGGAATGTTTTTAATGAGAAGCCTGACCAAGAAAATAGGAAAGTTGGGAGCTAACGGATTAAAGAAATTCAATAACAGTGTCCTTAAAAAAGCGCCGTTCAGTAAATTTAAATTTGCCAATGCTTTGTCTAAAAAATTGTGTAAATGGGGATTTGAGCCGGTTAATCTTGTGACAGGAGCAATGGTTTTTGAATGGGATGATTTTGAAATTCAGGGAAGCACTCCTTTAAAATGGAAGAATGTATGGCACAGTGACAGACCTTATGACTTCGGACCTTTAGGAAATGGGGTCTTCAGTAATCATGACCTGTTTATTCTTACTGAAAAAGGCAATAAGTTTGCCGGTTGGATGCATCCTGACGAAAATATTGCCATGTTAATCCCTGCGCCTGAAATTGGTGAAGAGATGACCTATTTCAGGGATCAGAAAATATGGCAGTACAGACCAAGCAGCAGTATTTGGGTGATCCGTAAAGGAACTGATATTTATACCTATAAACGTTTCTATCATGTTACAGAAGGAACAATTTATAAAGTGATTCATATTGAATATGGAGATGGCACAATCAGAGAATATGAGTATGAAGACCGGAATATTGTACTGAAAACTATAAAAGATGTAAAGAGCGGATTCAGTATTGAAACGGTTATTCATCCCGAATATAAAAAAATAACAGAAGTATATTACTGTTATAAAAAACAGAGAGACCTGCAGGTTCGCTACGATTATGATGAGCGGGGAAATCTTACCCATGTCTGGGATATTCATAAAAAAGCAATTGTCTTTGAATATGATGGAAGAAATCAGGTGGTGAAAAGAACGAACCGAAACGGAATGAGTTATCAGTGGGAATATGATGCAGAAGGAAGAGTAACGCATACCAAAGGTGTAGATGGGTATATGGAAGGAAAACTTCAGTATCATGATGAAGAAGGTTTCACGGAAGTTATTTATCCAAAACAAAACAACAAAACAGAAGAGTATCATTATGATGAAAACTTTCTGGTTTATAAAATGGTAGATGGAGAAGGAGGGGAAACCTGGTATGATTACACTGCTCACAGCGAGCTGAAAATGGTAGGATCTCCCGAAGGCCGAGTTGAAGGATATACCTACGATGAAATGGGAAATATCAAGATTTTCCATAGCCCGGATGGGGAAGAATACCATTATCAGTACAATGAATTCGGACAGGTGATTGCCCGTCTCTCACCTTCGGGAACTTCTGAAACATGGAGTTATGATGAAGACGGAAAATTGCTGAGCTATACTGATCCCACAGAAGAAAGCGTATATTACGAATATGCCGATGGGGAAAGACTTCCTGAAACCAGTAGAAGAGCAGATATTATCACACATTATGAGTACAATTCTAGAGGTCAGGTTATCCATTTGACCAATAGCGCAGGCGCTGAGCAATATCTGAAATATGACGAATACGGAAGAATGTTGGTTTTCAGCCCAAAACCTTTAAACAGAACCCTCCTGAACAGAGACAGAATGGGTAGGGTGGTAGAAGTAAATGAAGAAGGACAATTACCTTTGAAACTTCGTTATGATGCTTATGACCTTCCGATATATGCTACAGACGGCCGTGCAGAATGGCTGCTGAGCTATACCCCATTGGGAAGCCTGAAACGTAAGGTGAGAAGAAATGCAATTACCAATAAAAAAGAAGAGACCTTGATTTTTGGATATGATGCTTATGAAAACTTAGTAAGCATTACCAATGAAAAAGGAGAAATCTATTCTTTTGAAAGAAATAATAATAACGAAATCATAGGAGAAACAGGTTTTGACGGTCAGAAGAAGTTCTTTATTAGAGATAAAGACGGGCTCATTACCCAAAAAAGAACTCCTCAGGGAAGCAATACATTTTATGAATATGATTTAGGACGAAGAATAACACAGACCCATTACCCTGACGGCACCTGGGAGGCATATCAATATGATACTTCAGGATTACTGGTTAAAGCTGATAATGAAGACAGCAGTATCAGTTTCCAGAGAAATAAATTAGGACAGATCATCACTGAAAAACAAGGTGAACACTCTATTCAGTATGAATATGACGATCAGGGAAATCTTATAGGTCTGCAAAGCAGTTTGGGTGCGGAAATAGAATATTCTTACAATGATCTGAGGCATCTTAAAACTGTTAGGGCAGTTACTCCGGATCTTCAGTTGCCATGGCAGATGAACCTCAATATCAGCCAAAACGAACAACTGCTTTCCCGCGAAATGACGGGTGGTATAGACAGCACTTTTGAATTTGATCATATCGGAATGCCGGTGAGTCAGAAAGTGACAGTTAATAAAACAGAAACGGCTTTCCATAAAGATTATGACTGGGCAGCCGGAAGCCGTTTGCTTCATGTTCTGGACAGGGTGACAGGTGGACGGACAAGATTTGATTATGATGCCTTTGGAAGCCTTGTCGCAGCAGAAAATTCCAGTGGGGAAGTTCAGTATAAAAATCCTGATGAAACTGGCTGTCTATACGAAAGTGCAAGAAGAACAGACCGTGTATATGATAAAGGCGGAAAACTTATGCGTGACAAAAACTGGTTCTATCATTATGATGATGAAGGAAATTTACTATTAAAAAGTAAACGGCCGGTTAATAATGTTTTGCCTGAGCATCGGGAAGAAGAAAACAACGTACATCCTTATTACAAAACGATAGCTTCAGACTGGCTGAATACTCCTAAACTGCCAAACGGTATAGACTTACCGGATGTGAATCCCGTATCTTCAGAAGAAGTACAAAGCCCGGAATGGAACCCTGGTGACTGGGCTTATTTCTGGCATGCCAACGGTATGCTTACCAAAGTAAAACGTCCGGATGGAAAAGAGGTGAGTTTTGGATATGATGCATTGGGAAGAAGAATATCTAAAATTGGAGCAAAGAAAATAACTCGTTATATTTGGGATGGCAATGTTCTTTTACATGAATGGAGTTACGATATTGATGAAGAACCTGTAACCACAGTAGATGATGACGGAAATGTCATTGTGGGCAAAGAACCTGTGGAGAATGTGGTGACCTGGGTATATGAGCGAAATTCATATGTGCCATGTGCCAAAATTATCAACGGAGAAAGCTACAGTATTGTTTCTGATTATTTAGGAAGACCTGTTCAGGCTTTTGATAAAGAAGGTAAAGTAATCTGGAGTACAGAATATGATATCTATGGAAATCTTAAAAATGTAAAAGGTGACCGATATTTTATTCCGTTCAGACAGCTTGGGCAATATGAGGATATAGAAACAGATGGTCTTTATTATAACAGATATAGATATTATGACAGCAGCAGTGGCGTATATCTGTCAAAAGACCCCATAGGCTTATTTGGGAATAATCCCAACCCTTATGCATATGTTTTTGACAGCAATAACTGGGTGGATATCTTTGGCTTAGATCCACTTGGTACAACTGGATACGCAGTATATGCATTATATGAAAACGGATCATCAACTCCATATTATGTAGGTATTACTAAACAAAATGTTGGTGATAGGATGTCTCAGCATATGGATACAGGAAGATATGGAGAAACAACTACTCATAGAGTTCTCCAGGAAAATATAACAATAGAACAGGCAAGAGGATATGAGCAGTTTTATATTGAGCAGTATGAAACAAAAACAGGAATTATTGGGGAAGAAATATCCTCTACAAATAGAGGAAATAAAATAAACTCGTTTGAAAAAACCCGTACAGATCCTAGAGGTGTTGCTTTTAAAGCTGAATACGATAAAATTAAGAAAGAAGCTGAATTAGCTGGAACAAGAATAAAATGTAAATAA
- a CDS encoding Imm26 family immunity protein: MEYFEKKEGNIFFIPLFLPGGVKENIKNYKSFKFSENETYAYGRLIEKNDSTGDLIEIFKYTGEIPKDKNIILNSGRLTEPIHTTLAFDRDRWRFIFETDNYDKNKDSNYSEITFILGTENSFDLWKGGTKQRISNDEAKKYNPWTIFNPTRVEDAIKTNNLAQLQQ, from the coding sequence ATGGAATACTTTGAAAAAAAAGAAGGTAACATCTTTTTCATACCTTTATTTTTACCTGGAGGGGTAAAGGAAAATATTAAAAATTATAAATCTTTCAAATTTTCTGAAAATGAAACTTATGCTTATGGAAGATTAATTGAAAAAAATGATTCAACAGGAGATCTTATTGAAATATTCAAATATACAGGTGAAATTCCAAAGGATAAGAACATAATTCTTAATTCGGGAAGATTAACAGAGCCTATCCATACTACGCTGGCTTTTGACAGAGACAGATGGAGATTCATTTTTGAAACAGATAATTATGATAAAAATAAAGATTCCAATTATTCTGAAATAACTTTTATTCTGGGTACGGAAAATAGCTTTGATTTATGGAAAGGAGGTACAAAGCAAAGAATAAGTAATGACGAAGCTAAAAAATATAACCCTTGGACTATATTCAATCCAACAAGAGTTGAAGATGCCATAAAGACTAATAACCTAGCCCAACTCCAGCAATAG
- a CDS encoding immunity 51 family protein, with protein MEINELKEVIKPFFWVEHANSFSVCLDVGAYKQEIFDTRADEGFEGNGYDWASLADVFIREKRADLMDIIHFDPEAGMFCAYSSDSEKLKDFILNFKKTCEDETLIKDLFSRAELD; from the coding sequence ATGGAAATTAATGAATTAAAAGAAGTCATCAAGCCTTTTTTTTGGGTAGAACATGCAAACAGCTTTTCGGTATGTTTAGATGTGGGAGCATATAAACAGGAAATATTTGATACCCGTGCTGATGAAGGGTTTGAAGGTAATGGTTATGATTGGGCATCGTTGGCAGACGTTTTTATCAGAGAAAAAAGAGCCGATCTGATGGATATCATTCATTTTGATCCTGAAGCAGGAATGTTTTGTGCTTACTCTTCCGATTCAGAAAAGTTGAAAGATTTTATTTTAAACTTTAAAAAAACATGTGAAGATGAAACTTTAATCAAAGATTTGTTTTCAAGGGCTGAACTTGACTAA
- a CDS encoding site-specific integrase has protein sequence MNKTFNLLFFIKKNKIRTNGTAPIYLRITIDGKAADIAAKRYIDPKKWDVKAHKALGNSQEAKTLNLYLKTLEQKVYDFHYLMLKEENFVTAESLKSKLLGTDIEQRMLIPIFQEHNDKVEALVGQDFAAGTLERYRTSLKHTQEFINWKYKVSDIDITQIDHGFISDYDFWLRSVRKCANNTAVKYLKNFKKIIRLCMAHGWITKDPFLGYKAKIKAVERPYLTKDEIQMIYEKEFASDRLNQVRDIFLFSCYTGLAYVDVKQLSKSNINVGIDGDQWIFTHRQKTDISTRVPLLPVAQELVLKYENHPQCVNSDVLFPVLSNQKMNSYLKEIASVCGINKDLTFHIARHTFATTVTLSNGVPIESVSKMLGHTNIKTTQHYAKILDKKVSDDMMVLRGKLHNK, from the coding sequence ATGAACAAAACATTCAACCTGTTATTCTTTATAAAAAAGAATAAGATCAGAACAAACGGAACCGCTCCCATCTACTTACGAATTACGATAGACGGCAAGGCCGCAGACATTGCTGCTAAAAGATATATCGATCCGAAGAAATGGGATGTTAAGGCACACAAGGCACTAGGTAATTCGCAAGAAGCTAAAACACTGAATCTCTATCTTAAAACTTTGGAACAGAAAGTTTACGATTTCCACTACCTGATGCTGAAAGAAGAAAACTTTGTAACTGCAGAGAGTTTAAAATCTAAACTGCTTGGAACTGACATTGAGCAAAGAATGCTCATCCCCATCTTTCAGGAGCATAATGATAAAGTGGAAGCCTTGGTCGGTCAGGATTTTGCTGCCGGAACATTGGAACGTTACAGAACTTCCTTAAAGCATACGCAGGAATTCATTAACTGGAAGTACAAAGTTTCTGATATTGATATCACGCAAATCGATCACGGTTTTATCAGTGATTATGATTTCTGGTTGCGCAGTGTGCGTAAATGCGCAAACAATACAGCCGTTAAATACCTCAAAAATTTCAAAAAGATCATTCGTTTGTGTATGGCGCACGGTTGGATCACCAAAGATCCTTTTCTCGGCTATAAAGCAAAAATAAAGGCTGTCGAACGTCCATATCTTACCAAAGACGAAATTCAGATGATTTACGAAAAGGAATTTGCATCAGACCGATTGAACCAAGTTCGGGATATCTTCCTTTTTAGCTGCTATACCGGATTGGCTTACGTGGATGTCAAGCAATTGTCTAAGTCTAACATCAACGTTGGGATTGATGGTGATCAATGGATTTTTACCCATCGTCAAAAGACCGATATTTCAACCAGAGTTCCATTATTGCCTGTAGCTCAAGAGCTGGTTTTAAAGTATGAGAATCATCCACAATGCGTCAATTCAGATGTCCTGTTTCCTGTTCTCAGCAATCAAAAAATGAATTCGTATCTCAAAGAGATTGCGAGCGTCTGTGGAATCAATAAAGATTTGACTTTCCATATCGCAAGGCATACGTTTGCTACTACTGTTACTTTATCCAATGGGGTTCCCATTGAAAGTGTGAGTAAAATGCTGGGGCATACGAATATAAAAACGACGCAGCATTATGCGAAGATCCTGGATAAGAAAGTGAGTGATGATATGATGGTTTTAAGGGGAAAACTTCATAACAAATAA
- a CDS encoding McrC family protein has product MSKNKLIQVFEYQKLKIGQDGFTESNFQALVLFNEKNGNKYFTTVHKGILFNSYVGVIQIGGLTIEILPKADNSDNKLLWRDVLLHMLKECKLIQVDNISETHLKKRYNSVLEAYYEIYLNEIEYLIKRGLIKKYRKNQSNQFSLKGKLLFSQNIQKNVVHKERFYCSHQVYDRNNVIHQILLEGVSVLQHLENGKFTDRINRIMFEFDKIDKVKITSRHFAMVQTNRKTKPYTNAIQIAKMLILNYSPNISSGTENMLTLLFDMNKLWEEYIFRILHKYKPANYKVSYQNSDKFWENKRIKPDILIRKENGENFIIDTKWKVVTSNKPSDQDLKQMFVYNLHWESPQSMLLYPQINQKDSEFGNYKFIYNNKINQCKLGFVSILDSGRIKKGKDLGEEVFRKTNIII; this is encoded by the coding sequence ATGTCCAAAAATAAATTAATACAAGTATTTGAATACCAAAAATTAAAAATTGGACAAGATGGATTTACTGAATCTAACTTCCAAGCGTTGGTGTTATTCAATGAAAAAAATGGTAACAAATACTTTACAACAGTACACAAAGGAATTCTGTTTAATAGTTACGTAGGGGTTATTCAAATTGGCGGATTAACTATTGAAATTTTACCAAAAGCGGACAACTCAGATAATAAATTACTTTGGCGTGATGTGTTACTTCATATGTTGAAGGAATGTAAATTAATTCAAGTTGATAATATATCTGAGACACATCTTAAAAAGAGATATAATTCTGTTCTTGAAGCTTATTATGAGATTTATTTAAATGAAATAGAATATTTAATTAAAAGAGGTTTAATTAAAAAATACAGAAAGAACCAAAGCAATCAATTTTCATTAAAAGGAAAATTGTTGTTTTCTCAGAATATTCAAAAAAATGTAGTTCATAAAGAACGGTTCTACTGTTCCCATCAAGTATATGACAGAAATAACGTAATCCATCAAATTTTACTTGAAGGCGTATCCGTGTTGCAACATTTAGAAAACGGAAAATTTACCGATCGAATTAATAGAATCATGTTCGAGTTTGATAAAATTGACAAAGTGAAGATAACTTCAAGACACTTTGCGATGGTTCAAACAAACCGTAAAACTAAGCCCTACACCAATGCAATACAAATTGCAAAAATGTTAATTCTAAACTACTCACCAAATATCAGCTCAGGTACTGAAAATATGTTAACCTTATTGTTTGATATGAACAAACTTTGGGAAGAATATATTTTCAGAATTCTTCACAAATATAAACCTGCAAACTATAAAGTTTCTTATCAAAATTCAGATAAATTTTGGGAGAATAAAAGAATTAAACCTGACATACTGATTAGAAAAGAAAATGGAGAAAATTTTATCATTGACACAAAATGGAAAGTTGTGACATCTAACAAGCCTTCCGATCAAGATTTAAAACAAATGTTTGTATATAACCTACATTGGGAATCACCGCAAAGTATGTTGTTATATCCTCAAATAAATCAAAAAGATAGTGAGTTTGGAAATTACAAATTCATATATAATAACAAGATAAATCAGTGTAAATTGGGGTTTGTAAGTATTCTAGATTCCGGGAGAATAAAAAAAGGTAAAGATTTAGGTGAAGAAGTTTTTAGAAAAACAAATATAATTATCTAA